A single genomic interval of Polaribacter vadi harbors:
- the aroB gene encoding 3-dehydroquinate synthase yields MKTIQAVSYPVHFQEESYTELNNLINKNNYSTIFILVDENTFEHCYPKFIPFLDTNKTIELIEIESGEINKNLETCIGVWNAITELGGDRKSLLITLGGGVITDLGGFVASCFKRGIDFVNIPTTLLSMVDASVGGKTGVDLGVLKNQIGLFANPQMVLVDHQYLETVSEREIKSGTAEILKYGLTYDVNLFHQIKNNKELDISDLIFRSVEIKNEVVLQDPKEQNLRKILNFGHTLGHAIESFYLESEDKENLTHGEAIAIGMVCECYLSHKLLNFPVDKIHEVKGVVLSIYDKTNLLKEDFSAIMDLLKHDKKNVNGQVNFVLLNDFEDFKIDCKVPEDLIVESLEFYNE; encoded by the coding sequence ATGAAAACAATTCAAGCAGTTTCTTATCCTGTTCATTTTCAAGAAGAAAGCTATACAGAGCTTAATAATTTAATCAATAAAAACAATTATTCTACTATTTTTATTTTAGTTGATGAGAATACTTTTGAGCATTGTTATCCTAAATTCATCCCTTTTTTAGACACAAATAAAACAATTGAACTCATAGAAATTGAATCTGGAGAAATTAATAAAAACCTAGAAACTTGTATTGGTGTTTGGAACGCAATTACAGAATTAGGTGGAGACAGAAAAAGTTTACTGATTACTTTAGGTGGTGGTGTTATTACAGATTTAGGTGGTTTTGTAGCATCTTGTTTTAAACGTGGAATCGATTTTGTAAACATTCCAACTACGTTACTTTCTATGGTTGATGCTTCTGTTGGTGGAAAAACAGGTGTTGATTTAGGCGTTTTAAAAAATCAAATTGGGTTGTTTGCGAATCCGCAAATGGTGCTAGTTGATCATCAATATTTAGAAACTGTTTCAGAAAGAGAAATAAAATCTGGCACTGCAGAAATTTTAAAATATGGATTAACCTATGATGTGAATTTATTCCATCAAATAAAAAACAATAAAGAGTTAGATATTAGTGATTTAATTTTTAGATCTGTCGAAATTAAAAACGAAGTTGTTTTGCAAGATCCAAAAGAGCAAAACTTGCGTAAGATTTTAAATTTCGGACATACTTTAGGACATGCAATTGAATCTTTTTATCTAGAATCTGAAGATAAAGAAAACCTAACTCATGGAGAAGCCATTGCAATTGGTATGGTTTGCGAATGTTACCTTTCTCACAAACTTTTAAATTTTCCTGTTGATAAAATTCATGAAGTTAAAGGGGTTGTTTTATCAATATATGATAAAACGAATCTTTTAAAAGAAGATTTTTCTGCCATTATGGATTTATTAAAACACGATAAGAAAAACGTAAACGGTCAAGTAAATTTTGTACTTTTAAATGATTTTGAAGATTTTAAAATTGATTGTAAAGTTCCTGAAGATTTGATTGTTGAAAGTTTGGAGTTTTATAATGAGTAA
- a CDS encoding helix-turn-helix transcriptional regulator gives MKNTLKIQRAILDLTQEDLAKKIGVSRQTINSIEKNRYVPSTVLALKLSAVFNISVNDFFILEDEE, from the coding sequence ATGAAAAATACTTTAAAAATTCAACGTGCAATTTTAGATTTAACGCAGGAAGATTTGGCTAAAAAAATCGGTGTTTCTCGTCAAACAATTAATTCTATTGAAAAAAATAGGTATGTACCTTCTACAGTTTTGGCTTTAAAATTATCAGCCGTTTTTAATATTTCTGTAAACGATTTTTTTATTTTGGAAGATGAGGAGTAG
- the typA gene encoding translational GTPase TypA, translating to MHEIRNIAIIAHVDHGKTTLVDKIIDQAKILDDRKERTDLLLDNNDLERERGITILSKNVSVMYKDTKINVIDTPGHADFGGEVERVLKMADGVLLLVDAFEGPMPQTRFVLGKALELGLTPIVVVNKVDKENCTPDIVHEKVFDLMFALEATEEQLDFTTIYGSAKNNWMSTDWKNQTEDIVPLLDAVLESIPATKYNEGTPQMQITSLDFSKFTGRIAIGRVFRGDLEVGKDYSLCKADGSIKKVRIKELHVFEGMGKVQVEKVPCGDICAITGLEGFEIGDTIADLENPEALPRTEIDQPTMSMLFTINNSPFFGKEGKFVTSRHLRDRLFKELEKNLALKVETTDSEDKFNVFGRGVLHLSVLIETMRREGYELQVGRPQVILKEIDGKKHEPMETLSIDVPEDMASKAINLVSLRKGDMLVMEPKGDLQHLEFSIPSRGLIGLRNKILTATGGTAIINHRFSEYGPYKGDFTEEVKGAIVSSAAGKATAYALNRLQDRGVFFIDINQEIYVGQVIGENSKSDDMAVNLIKGKQLTNMRKSGTDDAMKIAPKVDFSLEENMEYIKADEYLEVTPSSLRMRKINFKA from the coding sequence ATGCACGAAATTAGAAACATCGCAATTATTGCTCACGTCGATCACGGAAAAACGACGTTAGTAGACAAGATAATAGATCAAGCAAAAATTTTAGACGATCGTAAAGAACGTACAGATTTATTGTTAGATAATAACGATTTAGAACGTGAAAGAGGAATTACAATTCTTTCTAAGAACGTTTCTGTTATGTATAAGGACACAAAAATTAACGTTATTGATACTCCTGGTCACGCCGATTTTGGTGGAGAAGTAGAACGTGTATTAAAAATGGCTGATGGTGTTTTATTATTAGTTGATGCTTTTGAAGGCCCAATGCCACAAACTCGTTTTGTATTAGGTAAAGCCTTAGAATTAGGATTAACTCCTATTGTAGTTGTAAATAAAGTAGATAAAGAAAACTGTACTCCAGATATCGTTCACGAAAAAGTTTTTGATTTAATGTTTGCTCTAGAAGCAACTGAAGAACAATTAGACTTTACAACTATTTATGGTTCTGCAAAAAATAACTGGATGTCTACAGATTGGAAAAACCAAACTGAAGATATTGTACCTTTATTAGATGCTGTATTAGAATCTATTCCTGCAACTAAATACAATGAAGGAACTCCACAAATGCAAATTACTTCTTTAGATTTTTCTAAATTTACAGGAAGAATTGCAATTGGACGTGTTTTTAGAGGAGACTTAGAAGTTGGTAAAGATTATAGCTTATGTAAAGCAGATGGTTCTATCAAAAAAGTTAGAATTAAAGAATTACACGTATTCGAAGGGATGGGTAAAGTGCAAGTAGAAAAAGTTCCTTGTGGAGATATTTGTGCAATTACTGGTTTAGAAGGATTTGAAATTGGAGATACAATTGCAGATTTAGAAAACCCAGAAGCATTACCTAGAACAGAAATCGATCAACCTACAATGAGTATGTTGTTTACAATTAACAACTCTCCTTTCTTTGGTAAAGAAGGTAAATTTGTAACTTCTCGTCACTTAAGAGATCGTTTATTTAAAGAATTAGAAAAAAACCTTGCATTAAAAGTAGAAACTACAGATAGTGAAGATAAATTTAACGTTTTCGGACGTGGAGTTTTACACTTATCAGTATTAATCGAAACAATGCGTAGAGAAGGGTATGAATTACAAGTGGGAAGACCACAAGTTATTCTTAAGGAAATTGATGGTAAGAAACATGAGCCAATGGAAACATTGTCTATTGATGTACCAGAAGACATGGCTTCTAAAGCAATTAACTTAGTTTCTTTAAGAAAAGGAGATATGTTAGTAATGGAACCAAAAGGAGATTTACAACATTTAGAATTTTCTATTCCTTCAAGAGGATTAATTGGTTTAAGAAACAAAATTTTAACGGCAACTGGTGGTACAGCAATTATAAACCACAGATTTAGTGAATATGGTCCTTATAAAGGAGATTTTACTGAAGAAGTTAAAGGAGCAATCGTTTCTTCTGCAGCTGGTAAAGCAACTGCTTACGCATTAAACCGTTTACAAGATAGAGGAGTTTTCTTTATTGATATCAACCAAGAAATCTATGTTGGTCAAGTAATTGGTGAAAACAGTAAATCTGATGATATGGCTGTTAACTTAATTAAAGGAAAGCAATTAACAAACATGCGTAAATCTGGTACAGATGATGCTATGAAAATTGCTCCGAAAGTAGATTTCTCTTTAGAAGAAAATATGGAGTACATTAAAGCTGATGAGTATTTAGAAGTAACACCTTCAAGCTTACGTATGCGTAAAATTAATTTTAAAGCATAG
- a CDS encoding MaoC family dehydratase produces MKPLVFKDFSEFKTMIGKELPTGNWYTITQQMINDFANATLDKQWIHVDEERAAKESPFKKTVAHGFMSVAMISKLLEEAFSIKSVKMGLNYGLNKVRFPNAVPVNSELRMHTVVKEIEDLANNGIKVTFLCTIEIKGQDKPACVAEFLAALYE; encoded by the coding sequence ATGAAACCATTAGTTTTTAAAGATTTTTCGGAATTTAAAACCATGATAGGGAAGGAGTTGCCAACAGGAAATTGGTACACAATTACACAGCAAATGATTAACGATTTCGCAAACGCAACTTTAGATAAACAATGGATTCATGTTGATGAAGAAAGAGCTGCAAAAGAATCTCCATTTAAAAAAACGGTTGCTCATGGTTTTATGTCTGTAGCTATGATTTCTAAATTATTAGAAGAAGCTTTTAGTATAAAATCTGTAAAAATGGGTTTGAATTATGGCTTGAATAAAGTGCGTTTTCCAAATGCTGTGCCTGTTAATAGCGAATTAAGAATGCACACTGTTGTAAAAGAAATTGAAGATTTAGCAAACAACGGAATTAAAGTTACATTTTTATGTACCATAGAAATTAAAGGACAAGATAAACCAGCTTGTGTTGCAGAGTTTTTGGCAGCTTTGTATGAATAG
- a CDS encoding TolC family protein, which yields MIEKNIFILFLLMCTQLFSQEKVASIMTLSEYLGYVKTYHPIVKQANLVINDSEAKLLKVRGAFDPKIEVDFDKKQFKEKEYYNKLNGAFKIPTYYGLEFKANFENNNGIYLNPENSVPTDGLYAAGVSASLLKGLLINKRMASLKQAKLFLNQAKQDQQILVNEILYEASLAYFDWLKTFNEKLIYDSFLENAVIRFDVTKRAFLAGEKPSIDTLEAGITLKNRKLNLEKARIKLVKSSLELSNFLWLNDNIPIELQDHIIPDTATITNVDTTFNIALFNNANFDIENHPKIKSLEFKIKSLNVDRQLKLNNLLPQLDVQYNFLTETPRQANSLNVDNYKAGITFKLPIFLRKERADLKMAKIKLQDAELENEATKVVITNKVNAIQQELESFVIQSDFIASIVKDYGTLLKAEERKFFLGESSLFLVNYRESKLIETRLKAVELENKFFESKANLFKTAVVNIDIAE from the coding sequence ATGATAGAAAAAAACATTTTTATATTATTTTTATTGATGTGTACCCAACTTTTTTCGCAAGAAAAAGTGGCGTCTATTATGACTTTGTCAGAGTATTTGGGCTATGTAAAAACGTATCACCCAATTGTAAAACAAGCTAATTTAGTGATTAATGATAGTGAAGCTAAATTGTTAAAAGTAAGAGGTGCATTCGATCCAAAAATTGAGGTAGATTTTGATAAAAAACAATTCAAAGAAAAAGAATATTATAACAAATTAAATGGCGCTTTTAAAATACCTACCTATTATGGTTTAGAATTTAAAGCCAATTTCGAAAACAATAATGGCATTTATTTAAATCCTGAAAATAGTGTACCAACAGATGGTTTATACGCAGCTGGAGTATCTGCATCTTTATTAAAAGGTTTATTGATTAATAAAAGAATGGCTTCTTTAAAACAAGCTAAGCTTTTCTTAAACCAGGCAAAACAAGATCAACAAATTCTAGTAAACGAAATTTTATATGAGGCTTCTTTGGCTTATTTCGATTGGTTAAAAACCTTTAATGAAAAATTAATTTACGATTCCTTTTTAGAAAATGCAGTAATTCGCTTTGATGTTACAAAAAGAGCTTTTTTAGCTGGAGAAAAACCTTCTATAGATACTTTAGAGGCTGGCATCACTTTAAAAAATAGAAAATTAAATCTAGAAAAAGCTCGAATTAAATTGGTAAAATCTTCTTTAGAGTTATCCAATTTTTTATGGTTGAATGATAATATTCCAATTGAATTACAAGACCATATTATTCCAGATACTGCAACTATTACAAATGTTGATACGACTTTTAATATTGCCTTGTTTAACAATGCTAATTTTGATATTGAAAATCATCCAAAAATTAAATCTTTAGAATTTAAAATAAAGAGTTTAAATGTGGACAGACAATTAAAATTGAACAATTTATTACCTCAATTAGATGTTCAATATAATTTTTTAACAGAAACTCCAAGGCAAGCAAACTCTTTAAATGTTGATAATTACAAAGCTGGAATCACTTTTAAACTGCCTATTTTTTTAAGAAAAGAAAGAGCCGATTTAAAAATGGCAAAAATAAAATTACAAGATGCTGAATTAGAAAATGAAGCCACAAAAGTGGTCATTACAAACAAAGTAAATGCTATTCAACAAGAATTAGAATCTTTTGTAATTCAGAGCGATTTTATTGCCAGTATTGTAAAAGATTATGGCACTTTATTAAAAGCTGAAGAGCGTAAATTTTTCTTAGGAGAAAGCTCTTTATTCTTGGTAAATTATCGAGAATCTAAATTGATAGAAACAAGATTAAAGGCTGTAGAGTTAGAAAATAAATTCTTTGAATCGAAAGCAAACTTGTTTAAAACTGCTGTAGTTAATATTGATATTGCTGAGTAA
- a CDS encoding LETM1 domain-containing protein: MKTVDEIKILLQRNKLRLYKELSESKEAMYLIKKSTHSKLSPEEKIKVKLQLLDICKSIPALAVFLLPGGALLLPLLIKLIPDILPSAFREDFPKQEK; this comes from the coding sequence ATGAAAACTGTAGACGAAATTAAAATTTTACTGCAAAGAAATAAATTAAGATTATATAAAGAATTGTCTGAAAGTAAAGAGGCAATGTATTTGATCAAAAAATCTACTCATTCAAAATTATCTCCAGAAGAAAAAATAAAAGTTAAACTACAATTATTAGATATTTGTAAATCTATCCCAGCATTAGCCGTTTTTTTATTGCCTGGAGGTGCCTTATTATTACCCCTTTTAATTAAACTAATTCCAGATATTTTACCTTCTGCATTTAGAGAAGATTTTCCAAAACAAGAAAAATAA
- a CDS encoding HlyD family secretion protein, giving the protein MLNISKNELEKKIDITNYASGKRVFNIEYYKHFNNFLKIFAIIIFVALFLPWTQNITGNGLVTTLTPGQRPQTIQSQIPGRIEQWYVREGDNVQKGDTILRISEVKSDYFDDQLIERTNDQINAKISSVDNYKFKVSALGRQITALKQDRALKLEIARNKLLQSKLKVKSDSIKFEAAKTNIKIAESQFNRIAMLQNEGIMAVKDVEEKRLKLQETQAKLIEQENNLLAAKNNVLNAKAEISSVNATYADKISKAQSDQFTAESSGLNAQVEVSKLENSNSNYKVRNSLLFVTAPQNGYINKALKGGIGETFKEGEQLVSIMPAQVDLAVETFVRPIDLPLLHIGEEVRVEFDGWPAIVFSGWPNVSYGTYGAKVVAIDRFISSNGKYRILLAPDENDHDWPEGIRAGSGARTIALLEDVQIWYELWRQLNSFPPNYYQPEGNSKGTSDSKKK; this is encoded by the coding sequence ATGTTAAATATATCTAAAAACGAATTAGAAAAGAAAATCGATATAACTAATTATGCTTCAGGCAAAAGAGTTTTCAATATAGAATATTACAAACATTTTAATAATTTTTTGAAAATTTTTGCAATCATAATATTTGTTGCTCTATTTTTACCTTGGACACAAAATATTACTGGTAATGGTTTAGTAACTACCTTAACTCCAGGACAAAGACCACAAACGATACAATCTCAAATTCCTGGTAGAATTGAGCAATGGTATGTAAGAGAAGGAGATAATGTTCAAAAAGGAGATACTATTTTAAGAATCTCTGAAGTAAAAAGCGACTATTTTGATGATCAATTAATTGAAAGAACTAACGATCAAATTAACGCGAAAATATCTTCTGTTGATAATTATAAATTTAAAGTAAGTGCTTTAGGAAGACAAATTACAGCACTAAAACAAGATAGAGCTTTAAAATTAGAAATTGCAAGAAATAAACTTTTGCAATCAAAACTTAAAGTTAAAAGCGATAGCATAAAGTTTGAAGCTGCCAAAACAAATATTAAGATTGCAGAGAGTCAATTTAATAGAATTGCCATGTTGCAAAACGAAGGTATTATGGCTGTAAAAGACGTAGAAGAAAAACGGTTAAAGTTACAAGAAACTCAAGCTAAATTAATAGAACAAGAAAATAACTTATTAGCTGCAAAAAATAATGTTTTAAATGCAAAAGCAGAAATTTCTAGCGTAAATGCAACCTATGCAGATAAAATATCAAAAGCACAAAGTGATCAATTTACAGCAGAATCTAGTGGTTTAAATGCGCAAGTTGAAGTTTCTAAATTAGAAAACAGCAATAGTAATTATAAGGTTAGAAATAGTTTATTATTTGTAACAGCTCCACAAAATGGCTACATCAATAAAGCATTAAAAGGTGGTATTGGAGAAACTTTTAAAGAAGGTGAGCAATTGGTTAGCATAATGCCAGCGCAAGTAGATTTAGCTGTAGAAACTTTTGTAAGACCTATAGATTTGCCATTATTACATATTGGAGAGGAAGTTCGTGTAGAATTTGATGGTTGGCCAGCAATTGTTTTTAGTGGTTGGCCTAATGTTTCTTATGGAACTTATGGTGCAAAAGTTGTTGCTATAGATCGTTTTATTAGCAGCAATGGAAAATACAGAATTTTATTGGCTCCTGATGAAAATGACCATGATTGGCCAGAAGGAATAAGAGCTGGTTCTGGCGCAAGAACAATTGCATTGTTAGAAGATGTACAAATTTGGTATGAACTATGGAGACAATTAAACAGTTTTCCTCCAAATTATTATCAACCTGAAGGAAATTCTAAAGGAACATCAGATTCCAAAAAGAAATAA
- a CDS encoding TetR/AcrR family transcriptional regulator: protein MKNLLSILKISVPDKIFIKDPETSDLGKRIIENSILLIYEIGFESFTFKKLGSKIGSNESSIYRYFESKHKLLLYLSSWYWAWLEYQLVIETFSLSDKNEKLDKAITILTRTVEEDSNFSHINETLLYRIIVNESSKSFLTKEVDKDNKEGYFEIYKRLISRLEVMITDVNPTYQYPLSLASTILEGGLHQHFLNEHFPSITNCLNNTSPTEFLKHIVTKTLS, encoded by the coding sequence ATGAAAAATTTATTATCAATCTTAAAAATATCTGTACCAGATAAAATTTTTATAAAAGATCCTGAAACATCAGATTTAGGAAAAAGAATTATAGAAAATAGTATTCTGTTAATTTATGAAATAGGTTTTGAAAGCTTTACCTTTAAAAAATTAGGGAGTAAAATTGGCTCAAATGAAAGTTCTATTTATCGATATTTTGAGAGCAAACATAAACTTTTGCTATATTTATCTTCTTGGTATTGGGCTTGGTTAGAATATCAATTAGTAATTGAAACTTTTAGCCTTTCTGACAAAAACGAAAAATTAGATAAAGCCATTACTATTTTAACAAGAACGGTTGAAGAAGACAGTAACTTTTCTCACATAAATGAAACCTTATTATATAGAATAATAGTTAATGAAAGTTCAAAATCTTTTTTAACCAAAGAGGTTGATAAAGATAATAAAGAGGGTTATTTCGAAATTTATAAACGCTTAATTTCTAGATTAGAAGTTATGATTACAGACGTAAATCCTACATATCAATATCCTTTAAGTTTAGCGAGTACAATTTTAGAAGGTGGTTTGCATCAGCATTTTTTAAATGAGCATTTCCCTTCTATTACCAATTGTTTAAACAATACATCACCAACAGAATTTCTTAAACACATCGTAACAAAAACATTAAGTTAA
- a CDS encoding peptidase domain-containing ABC transporter, translating to MEQQELTPWVRFVRALKIERKDIVQILYYSVFGGFVSLTLPLGIQAIINLIQGAQVSTSWIVLVIFVTVGVIFAGALQIMQLRIVETIQQRIFTRAAFELCFRFPKIKMTELRNNYPPELANRFFDTLTFQKGISKILIDVPAAILQIIFALILLSFYHPFFIVFGIFLLLLIYIVFKFTIQKGLQTSLLESKIKYKVAHWIQEVARTIISFKLSGKTDLAMTKNDYLVDKYLQARENHFKILIMQFTQMIGFKVIVTASLLLIGGILVLNQQMNIGQFVAAEIVILLVINSVEKLIVGLESFYDVLTSIEKIGQVVDKELESQGGESPTFKDGLSIELEKVTFSVKDKLTPIINNISLKIEDKSRILITGESGSGKSSLLRLIAGIIEPTEGNIYVNNLSLKSLYLNHYRSQLGLSLSEETTFEGTLRENLIFSNDKSKDEIIFKVLSAIGLSQFLREQLNGLDTILYPEGKQMSYTISKKIILARAIIKQPKVLILEDPLDQFNSDESAKIIEYLTGKERPWALVVVSNKKSWITKCSQIVILEQGEIKYKN from the coding sequence ATGGAACAGCAAGAATTAACGCCTTGGGTGCGTTTTGTAAGAGCTTTAAAAATAGAAAGAAAAGATATAGTTCAAATATTATATTATTCTGTTTTTGGCGGATTCGTATCTTTAACTTTACCCTTAGGTATTCAAGCAATTATCAACTTAATACAAGGAGCACAAGTTTCTACTTCTTGGATTGTTTTAGTAATCTTTGTTACAGTTGGTGTTATTTTTGCTGGAGCCCTGCAAATAATGCAATTAAGAATTGTAGAAACCATACAGCAACGTATTTTTACAAGAGCTGCTTTTGAGCTTTGTTTTCGGTTTCCAAAAATAAAAATGACGGAATTAAGAAACAATTATCCACCAGAATTGGCAAATCGTTTCTTTGATACGTTAACGTTTCAAAAAGGAATCTCAAAAATTTTAATTGATGTACCAGCAGCAATTTTACAAATAATTTTTGCCTTAATTTTATTATCATTTTATCACCCATTCTTTATTGTTTTCGGAATCTTTTTATTGTTATTAATTTATATCGTTTTTAAATTTACCATTCAAAAAGGACTACAAACCAGCTTGTTAGAATCTAAAATTAAATATAAAGTTGCTCATTGGATTCAAGAAGTTGCTAGAACAATTATCAGTTTTAAACTTTCTGGAAAAACTGATTTAGCAATGACAAAAAATGATTATTTGGTTGATAAATATTTACAAGCTAGAGAAAATCACTTTAAAATATTAATTATGCAATTTACGCAAATGATTGGTTTTAAAGTTATTGTAACTGCTAGTTTATTATTAATTGGTGGTATTTTAGTCTTGAATCAACAAATGAATATCGGACAATTTGTAGCTGCAGAAATTGTAATTTTACTAGTAATTAACTCTGTAGAAAAATTAATTGTTGGGTTAGAATCTTTTTATGATGTGTTAACATCTATCGAAAAAATAGGCCAAGTTGTAGATAAGGAATTAGAATCTCAAGGAGGTGAAAGTCCTACTTTTAAAGATGGCTTATCTATTGAATTAGAAAAAGTTACGTTTAGTGTAAAAGACAAACTTACTCCCATCATCAATAATATTTCTTTAAAAATAGAAGACAAAAGTAGAATTTTAATTACTGGAGAAAGTGGTTCTGGTAAATCGAGTTTACTACGTTTAATTGCTGGAATTATAGAACCAACAGAAGGAAATATTTACGTTAATAATTTATCTTTAAAAAGTTTATATTTAAATCATTACAGATCTCAATTGGGTTTATCCTTATCTGAAGAAACTACTTTTGAAGGCACATTAAGAGAAAATCTTATTTTTAGTAATGATAAATCTAAAGACGAAATTATATTTAAAGTTTTAAGTGCAATTGGATTATCACAATTTTTAAGGGAACAATTAAATGGTTTAGATACTATTTTATATCCTGAAGGAAAGCAAATGTCTTATACAATCTCTAAAAAAATAATTTTAGCAAGAGCTATCATCAAACAGCCCAAAGTTTTAATTTTAGAAGATCCTTTAGATCAATTTAATTCAGATGAATCTGCAAAAATCATAGAATATTTAACAGGCAAAGAAAGACCTTGGGCACTTGTTGTTGTAAGTAATAAAAAAAGTTGGATAACAAAATGTAGCCAAATAGTTATTTTAGAACAAGGAGAAATTAAATATAAAAATTAG
- a CDS encoding proline dehydrogenase family protein produces the protein MKLFDNTQVAFALKTDSQLERAYFLFKMIQNQPLVKIGSAVTNFALKAHLPIEGLIRATVFDHFCGGVTEEDCLPIIDNMYKNGNVHSVLDYSVEGKDQEQSFDGALDKIVKILNFCEEKKSIPFAVFKPTGFGRFELYQKISEGKELTQKEQDEWSRVEARFHKVCKLAVEKDVPLLIDAEESWMQKAADELIEELMEIYNTKKAIVFNTLQMYRHDRFNYLKDLHKKAQEKDFYVGLKVVRGAYMEKERERAEEKGYPSPICINKKATDENYDAATKYMMESPKMALFVGTHNEDSSYLVMELAKQFNIQENDYRLWFGQLFGMSDHISYNLANEGYNVAKYLPFGPVRDVMPYLIRRAEENTSVAGQTSRELNLLKSERKRRKL, from the coding sequence ATGAAACTTTTTGACAATACACAAGTTGCTTTTGCCTTAAAAACGGATTCTCAATTAGAGCGTGCTTATTTTTTGTTTAAAATGATACAAAATCAGCCATTGGTTAAAATAGGAAGTGCTGTAACCAACTTTGCACTAAAAGCACATTTGCCAATAGAAGGTTTAATTCGTGCTACAGTTTTCGATCATTTTTGTGGTGGTGTAACAGAAGAAGATTGTTTGCCAATAATCGATAATATGTACAAGAACGGAAATGTACATAGTGTGTTAGATTATTCTGTAGAAGGTAAAGACCAAGAACAAAGTTTTGATGGAGCTTTAGATAAGATTGTTAAAATTCTTAATTTTTGTGAAGAGAAAAAATCGATTCCTTTTGCCGTTTTTAAACCAACAGGATTTGGACGTTTTGAGTTATATCAAAAAATATCTGAAGGAAAAGAACTAACACAAAAAGAACAAGATGAATGGAGTAGAGTAGAAGCACGTTTTCATAAAGTGTGTAAGCTTGCTGTAGAAAAAGATGTACCTTTATTAATAGATGCAGAAGAAAGCTGGATGCAAAAAGCAGCAGATGAGTTAATTGAAGAATTAATGGAAATCTACAACACTAAAAAAGCTATTGTTTTTAATACATTACAAATGTATAGACATGATAGGTTTAACTATTTAAAAGACCTACATAAAAAAGCACAAGAAAAAGATTTTTATGTTGGTTTAAAAGTAGTGAGAGGTGCTTATATGGAAAAAGAAAGAGAAAGAGCAGAAGAAAAAGGTTATCCATCACCAATTTGCATCAACAAAAAAGCTACTGATGAAAATTATGATGCAGCTACAAAATACATGATGGAAAGTCCCAAAATGGCTTTATTTGTTGGTACACATAATGAAGATAGTTCTTATTTAGTCATGGAATTAGCCAAACAGTTTAACATTCAAGAAAATGATTATAGACTTTGGTTTGGTCAATTATTTGGCATGAGCGATCATATTAGCTACAATTTAGCAAACGAAGGGTATAACGTAGCCAAATATTTACCTTTTGGTCCTGTTAGAGATGTAATGCCATATTTAATTAGAAGAGCAGAAGAAAATACCTCAGTAGCTGGGCAAACAAGTAGAGAATTAAATCTTTTAAAATCGGAGCGTAAGCGTAGAAAATTATAA
- a CDS encoding cold-shock protein, with the protein MAKSQQTFSKSEKEKKRMKKRLDKKKKMEARKADKDENGTSGIQFAYVDHNGNLTDTPPDPELKVEYELEDIQISVTKKEDLPEEDPVRKGKVNFFDTSKGFGFIIDSDNGEKYFTHVSGLIDEIAENDKVSFELEKGMRGMNAVKVKKI; encoded by the coding sequence ATGGCAAAATCGCAACAAACATTTAGTAAGAGTGAGAAAGAAAAAAAACGCATGAAAAAGCGTTTGGATAAAAAGAAGAAAATGGAGGCAAGAAAAGCCGACAAAGATGAAAATGGAACATCAGGAATTCAGTTTGCTTATGTAGATCATAATGGAAATTTAACTGATACTCCACCAGATCCAGAATTAAAAGTAGAGTACGAGTTAGAAGATATTCAAATTTCTGTAACTAAAAAAGAAGATTTACCAGAAGAAGATCCAGTAAGAAAAGGAAAAGTAAACTTTTTCGATACTTCTAAAGGTTTTGGTTTTATTATTGATTCTGATAATGGTGAAAAATATTTTACACACGTTAGTGGTTTAATAGATGAAATTGCAGAAAACGACAAAGTTTCTTTCGAATTAGAAAAAGGAATGCGTGGAATGAACGCTGTAAAAGTTAAGAAAATTTAA